A section of the bacterium genome encodes:
- the aspS gene encoding aspartate--tRNA ligase — translation MDIWKRTIDCGEIRKENIGQTVRLNGWVHRVRDHGGLIFLDIRDRTGLVQVVFDPVDTSTTHKLAESLRSEFCIAVEGAVRQRLSGMENPKMATGDIEVLGLDLEILNTCKPIPFQINDETQEPDETVRLKYRYLDIRRPSMYYRLELRHKMIKLMRDFLDDRGFLEIETPILIKSTPEGARDYLVPSRLVAGHFYALPQSPQQLKQLLMVAGVERYFQIAKCFRDEDSRSDRQPEFTQLDLEMSFVEQDDILDLMEALFIEIGKLVPAKKIPAPFPRLTYEESMRRFGTDKPDLRFGVELTDLGEALKKTEFNTFQSVLNSGGQIKAIAMPGCANYSRKDWDELVEFVKRFGAKGLGIISLNSEGIRGTVAKFLSESEMQAIISATGAETGDLIAIVADTPKVVAAVLSRLRDETARRLKLADPNT, via the coding sequence TTGGATATCTGGAAAAGAACTATTGATTGCGGCGAAATTCGCAAAGAGAACATCGGTCAAACGGTACGATTGAACGGGTGGGTTCATCGGGTGCGCGATCATGGCGGGCTTATTTTTCTTGATATACGTGATCGAACGGGACTAGTTCAGGTTGTATTTGACCCTGTTGATACCTCAACAACCCACAAGCTTGCTGAAAGCCTTCGCTCGGAGTTTTGCATCGCAGTCGAAGGCGCCGTACGCCAACGCCTATCTGGGATGGAAAATCCAAAGATGGCGACCGGTGACATTGAAGTACTTGGCCTTGATTTAGAAATTTTGAATACCTGTAAACCAATTCCCTTCCAGATAAACGATGAGACCCAAGAGCCGGACGAGACTGTGCGATTGAAATATCGCTACCTCGACATTCGACGGCCTTCGATGTACTATCGACTTGAACTTCGACATAAGATGATCAAACTGATGCGCGATTTCCTCGATGATCGTGGCTTCCTTGAAATCGAAACACCGATTCTTATTAAAAGCACACCGGAAGGCGCTCGCGATTATCTCGTACCAAGCCGATTGGTTGCAGGCCACTTCTATGCCCTCCCCCAATCCCCTCAACAGCTCAAGCAGTTGCTGATGGTAGCGGGAGTCGAGCGCTATTTCCAGATTGCGAAATGCTTTAGGGACGAAGATAGCCGTTCCGATCGCCAGCCGGAGTTCACCCAACTTGACCTCGAAATGTCATTCGTCGAACAGGACGATATATTAGATTTGATGGAAGCTCTATTTATCGAAATCGGTAAATTGGTGCCGGCTAAGAAGATTCCTGCACCCTTCCCAAGACTAACTTATGAAGAATCGATGAGACGATTTGGAACAGATAAGCCTGATCTTCGTTTTGGTGTTGAGTTGACCGATTTAGGCGAGGCTTTAAAGAAAACTGAGTTTAATACGTTCCAATCGGTACTCAATAGCGGCGGGCAGATCAAGGCAATCGCCATGCCGGGCTGCGCCAATTACTCACGCAAAGATTGGGATGAGCTTGTCGAATTCGTAAAACGCTTCGGCGCGAAGGGACTTGGCATCATCTCTCTAAACTCAGAAGGTATCCGAGGCACCGTCGCAAAGTTCCTATCAGAGAGTGAAATGCAAGCGATCATCAGCGCTACTGGAGCTGAAACCGGTGACTTGATCGCCATTGTTGCTGATACCCCAAAGGTTGTTGCGGCAGTTCTAAGCCGATTGCGTGATGAGACCGCCCGTAGGCTTAAACTTGCCGATCCTAATACAC